A DNA window from Vigna angularis cultivar LongXiaoDou No.4 chromosome 1, ASM1680809v1, whole genome shotgun sequence contains the following coding sequences:
- the LOC108340022 gene encoding extensin-like has translation MFWALALGCLCFSLASISAQTQGHAPSKLPTSTPTAPITASSSPTSSANKSPTITHPPATAPATVKPPLPKVASPTSSVPVPVPVKSPFPKATSPTSAPVKTPLPKITSPTSAPVKTPLPKTTSPTSAPVKTPLPKIASPISAPAPVKTPVPKTTSPTSAPVKTPVPKTTSPTSAPVKTPLPKTISPTSPPVKSPHPKTTSPTSAPVKTPVPKPVSPKSAPVKSPVPRAISPISAPVKLPVPKIISPTLAPVKLPVPEAISPAFAPVESPVPVTAFPISDPFPYPDPIVTAPISPPVKLPTPRVKPSSLAPAKLPIAKVLPPPSPPLKSPPPIANSAAGKKIWWSIGVAISILLSVSI, from the exons ATGTTCTGGGCACTTGCTTTGGGCTGTCTTTGCTTCTCACTAGCCTCAATAAGTGCCCAAACACAAGGACATGCTCCATCAAAGTTGCCAACTTCAACCCCAACTGCACCAATAACAGCATCTTCTTCTCCCACTTCTTCTGCAAACAAATCACCAACCATAACTCACCCACCTGCAACTGCACCAGCAACTGTTAAACCACCACTTCCTAAGGTTGCATCTCCAACATCATCTGTTCCTGTTCCTGTTCCTGTTAAATCACCATTTCCTAAGGCTACATCTCCAACATCTGCTCCTGTCAAAACACCACTTCCCAAGATTACATCTCCAACATCTGCTCCTGTTAAAACACCACTTCCTAAAACTACATCTCCCACATCTGCTCCTGTTAAAACACCACTTCCTAAGATTGCATCCCCAATATCTGCTCCTGCTCCTGTCAAAACACCAGTTCCTAAGACCACATCTCCCACATCTGCTCCTGTCAAAACACCAGTTCCTAAGACAACATCTCCCACATCTGCTCCTGTTAAAACACCACTTCCTAAAACCATATCTCCAACATCTCCTCCTGTTAAATCACCACATCCAAAAACTACATCTCCAACATCTGCTCCTGTTAAAACACCTGTTCCTAAGCCTGTTTCTCCAAAATCTGCTCCTGTAAAATCACCAGTTCCCAGGGCTATATCTCCAATATCTGCTCCTGTAAAACTACCGGTTCCAAAGATTATATCTCCAACACTTGCTCCGGTGAAATTACCAGTTCCTGAAGCCATATCTCCAGCATTTGCTCCTGTTGAATCGCCAGTTCCAGTGACTGCATTTCCAATATCTGATCCTTTTCCATATCCTGATCCCATAGTTACAGCTCCAATATCTCCTCCAGTGAAACTACCAACTCCACGAGTTAAACCATCATCATTAGCTCCTGCAAAATTACCAATCGCCAAGGTTTTACCACCGCCATCTCCTCCTTTGAAATCACCACCTCCCATTGCG AATAGTGCAGCAGGGAAAAAGATATGGTGGAGTATTGGAGTAGCTATTTCCATTTTGTTATCTGTCAGCATTTGA